Proteins encoded within one genomic window of Microcebus murinus isolate Inina chromosome 8, M.murinus_Inina_mat1.0, whole genome shotgun sequence:
- the LOC105877948 gene encoding protein MCM10 homolog produces the protein MDGEKDDLSLLTALLEENESALGSNSEESNSLSQEDGEPDTFDELFDADGDGESYTEEADDGDVEKADDQKKNLATLFGDTGDLTDDEAPALPLAPAPRQEKTNQELQDELRKLQEQMKSLQEQLKVATIKQAASPALPCNPLDKSPRPPLKEKKVQRIQESACFSAELDVPVQPRTKRVARMPKASPTDPTSSSSRMTSVPSQPLQTIPGNKPSGVTRDKNAGAQGSSGETSQTVSVEAFSGLRLRRPRVSSTEMNKKMTGRKLIRLSQVKEKMPREKLEEIDWVTFGVIVKKVTPQSMNSGKTFSIWRLNDLRDLTQHVSLFLFGEVHKELWKTEQGTVIGLLNANPMKPKDGSEEVCLSIDHPQKVLIMGEALDLGTCKAKKKNGEPCTQIVNLRDCEYCQYHVQAQYRKLSARRADLQSTFSGGRIPKKFARKGASLKERLCQDGFYYGGVSSSSYAASIAAAAAPKKKIQTTLTNLVVKGADLVIQETKQKLGIPQKSLSCSEEFKELMELPTFGARNLKQHLAKASVSGIRGTPKAAIQSISASALLKQQKQQMLEMRKRKLEDAQRRFLQSSSEAKSPAVPSSSRHPPAQSPRTGAEFPRLEGSPATWTPRLGRGISEGDDVLFFDESPPTRPKLSALAEAKKLAAITKLRAKGQILTKTNPNNIKKKQKDSPDVLQVKERVEKNTAFSPQAEDELEPARKKRREQLAYLESEEFQKILKAKSKHTGILKEAEAELQERYFQPLVKKEQMEEKMRSIREVKCRVVTCKTCAYTHLKPLETCVSEQHDLHWQDGVKRFFKCPCANRSISLDRLPNKHCSNCGLYKWERDGMLKEKTGPKIGGETLLPRGEEHAKFLNSLK, from the coding sequence ATGGATGGGGAGAAAGATGATCTGTCTTTGCTGACCGCACTGCTGGAGGAGAACGAATCGGCCTTGGGTTCTAATTCAGAAGAGAGTAACTCCTTGAGCCAGGAAGATGGCGAACCTGACACCTTTGATGAGCTTTTTGATGCTGACGGTGACGGCGAGTCCTACACAGAAGAGGCTGATGACGGAGACGTGGAGAAGGCTGACGACCAGAAGAAAAATCTGGCCACTCTCTTTGGAGATACCGGGGACTTAACAGATGACGAAGCTCCTGCATTGCCACTCGCTCCTGCCCCCCGACAAGAGAAAACAAATCAGGAGTTACAAGATGAATTAAGGAAGTTGCAAGAGCAAATGAAGTCCTTGCAAGAACAGCTCAAAGTAGCAACAATTAAACAGGCTGCAAGTCCAGCCCTTCCGTGTAACCCCCTTGATAAGTCTCCACGGCCTCCccttaaggaaaagaaagttcAAAGAATTCAGGAATCAGCATGCTTTTCTGCAGAGCTTGATGTCCCTGTTCAACCAAGAACCAAGCGGGTGGCTCGGATGCCAAAAGCTTCACCTACAGACCCCACAAGTTCATCTTCGAGGATGACAAGTGTACCCTCCCAACCACTGCAAACTATTCCTGGGAACAAACCTAGTGGAGTGACTCGAGATAAGAATGCAGGGGCCCAGGGGAGCTCTGGGGAGACGTCTCAGACGGTGTCTGTGGAAGCCTTCTCCGGCCTGCGGCTCAGGCGGCCTCGAGTATCCTCTAcagaaatgaacaagaaaatgACTGGCCGAAAACTGATCCGACTGTCTCAGGTCAAGGAAAAGATGCCACGTGAGAAACTAGAAGAAATCGACTGGGTGACATTTGGGGTTATAGTGAAGAAAGTTACTCCACAGAGTATGAACAGTGGGAAAACATTCAGCATCTGGCGACTGAATGATCTTCGTGACCTGACACAGCATGTGTCCTTGTTCTTGTTTGGAGAAGTTCACAAAGAGCTCTGGAAGACAGAACAAGGCACTGTCATCGGGTTGCTCAATGCTAACCCCATGAAGCCCAAGGATGGCTCAGAGGAGGTGTGCTTATCTATTGATCATCCCCAGAAGGTCTTAATTATGGGTGAAGCTCTTGACCTGGGAACCTGTAAAGCTAAGAAGAAGAATGGAGAACCGTGCACACAGATTGTTAACTTGCGCGACTGCGAGTACTGTCAGTATCACGTCCAGGCCCAGTACAGGAAGCTCAGCGCCAGGCGAGCCGACCTGCAGTCCACCTTCTCCGGAGGACGAATTCCAAAGAAGTTCGCCCGCAAAGGCGCCAGCCTAAAAGAACGGCTGTGTCAGGACGGTTTTTACTACGGAGGAGTCTCTTCTTCATCTTATGCAGCCTCAATTGCAGCGGCTGCTGCTCCTAAGAAGAAGATTCAAACCACGCTGACCAATCTGGTTGTCAAGGGTGCAGACTTGGTCattcaggaaacaaaacaaaaactgggaATACCCCAGAAGAGCTTGTCTTGCTCAGAGGAGTTCAAGGAACTGATGGAGCTGCCAACGTTTGGAGCCAGAAACTTGAAACAACATTTAGCCAAAGCCTCGGTTTCAGGGATCAGAGGAACCCCGAAAGCTGCCATCCAGTCCATCTCGGCATCAGCCCTCTtgaagcagcagaagcagcaaatgttggagatgaggaaaaggaaattggAAGATGCCCAGAGACGGTTTCTCCAAAGTTCCAGTGAAGCCAAGAGCCCGGCTGTGCCATCCTCATCTCGACATCCACCTGCTCAGTCTCCTCGGACAGGGGCTGAGTTCCCCAGGCTGGAAGGAAGCCCAGCCACGTGGACGCCCAGGCTTGGGCGTGGCATCTCAGAAGGGGATGATGTTCTCTTTTTCGATGAGTCACCACCAACAAGACCAAAACTGAGTGCTTTAGCCGAAGCCAAAAAGTTAGCTGCTATCACCAAATTAAGGGCAAAAGGCCAGATTCTTACAAAAACAAACCcgaataatattaaaaagaagcaaaaggacTCCCCAGACGTCCTGCAAGTGAAGGAGCGTGTTGAAAAGAACACCGCGTTTTCTCCCCAAGCTGAGGATGAACTGGAGCCTGccaggaaaaaaaggagagagcaGCTTGCCTACCTGGAATCTgaggaatttcagaaaattctaaaagcaaaATCCAAGCACACAGGCATCCTAAAAGAGGCCGAGGCTGAGCTGCAGGAACGCTATTTTCAGCCACTggtgaaaaaagaacaaatggaagaaaagatgAGAAGCATCAGAGAAGTGAAGTGTCGGGTCGTGACATGCAAGACGTGTGCCTACACCCATCTCAAGCCTCTGGAGACCTGCGTCAGCGAGCAGCACGACTTACACTGGCAGGACGGCGTGAAGAGGTTTTTCAAGTGTCCCTGCGCGAACAGAAGCATCTCCCTGGACAGACTCCCCAACAAGCACTGCAGTAACTGTGGCCTCTACAAATGGGAGCGGGACGGGATGCTAAAGGAAAAGACTGGACCAAAGATAGGAGGAGAAACTTTGTTACCAAGAGGAGAAGAACACGCCAAATTTCTGAATAGCCTTAAATAG